taaaattaaaaccatggtgacataacaattatattagggggggcccaaagctcctaagaaaatgggcaatctcttttaatGAAAATGTTGAGGAATGTGGGTAGTTATTTTTTCGGACTGTGTAATACTGCTGGCCCTACTTGGTCGTTACTGCGTAACCGGTGGGTTGAGTtggagccctagggctcgacgACATCGGGGGTAACGTCGTCCTAAGAGCGCCTCATGTGAGACTCGGACCTCGGATTAGGATGACGTTAGGACAAAATGGTGTCTACCCATTCAATGTTCTGTGGGAACGTTGCCcgaatacctactactttttttattcagatacaatttagcccttgactgcaatctcacctggtgataagtgatgatgcagtcgaagatagaagcgggctagcctggaaggggtatgtacGCGGACACACAGTTCAAAAGTTAGAATCcttattaatttatgattttatgaAACTGAGAATATTTTTTCCTAGACTTTCAAACTTTGAGACGGTTAAACAGCAAATTCCCGCTGCGGCCAAAATAAACACTAAGTAATAGTTGAAGATGAGCCAGCATCATTAAAGCTCTTATCTTTTCGGATGCTTTCGACATTTGCTTTTCAATACATATGTAATGGTAGCCTTATACGGAGGCCAAACTTTCTTTTAATATGTTATGtatgcatttttttaaagagcTTAACTATTAAAACTACAGAATTCAAAAAGGCATAGAAGTGGTCAAGGTGGCAAAATAAGTCGCTCGtggtgccagatcctttttccacgcacatgcaaactgtggaatcaactcccttcggcggtgttcccattagattacaacatggggttattcaaggtgcggaccaacaaattcctgaaaggccgacaacgcattggtggttcctctggtactgcaaatgttcatgggtggcggtaatcacttaacatcacgtgacccgcctgctcttttgctcgccatttttatttaaaaactagcttatactcgcgacgtcgtccgcgtggactacacaaatttcaaacccctatttcacccccttaggggttgaattttcaaaaatcctctcttagtggatgcctacatcataatagctatctgtcatagtccagtagtttgagctgtgcgttgatagatcagtcagtcagtcaggtcatcttttccttttatatatttagataaatccgCATCATCATGAACTATTTGTATATTGTATGAAAAACGCTTTTTAAggcaaaggttttttttaatgtaggtagagtacgcggctgaaatgtacatcgatctttagaaggagatagcagatttgtagagcgttgtccctgtcgttgagcccgacaaaacgtcatataggtttgagtgacagagacaacgctctacaaagccgaaatgtcattctaaaggccgatgtacattactttcggccgcgtactgtacctacatttaaGTACAATCTGCtaaaaggtaatataaatacattttctatggcataaacttaaatctaaaaaaaacaacattaaattaaaactaaaataaattaaattaaatctaaaacctcatcgaggccaccgcagcgaggcattgtacccaagatgctggcagcattacctctttggatggccaaactatttctttgaccaaggtagctgccagctctcgggtccccggttgactcgataacccttttcgacatttcctcaaaaagagccgAGCCCCCAAGCCCCACGGccccaaattaaaaaaacattaaatctGCTGAAAAGAATTGACTCAAAAAAGTATTaacatttaaaacaaacatttaTGCTATTAAAGTCGCATTCGCGTTTTCTCGTTAGTTACCAACAGcgtgacattaaaaaaaagtgttaccATGATGACTGGGATGATTTGGATGCGGTATCTAATGTTTGATCAATGCTGACAAGGGAATGGGTGTCATCGCGGGAGTCATCTCatagtacttacttactctTGAGTTGACGATAACCTTATAAGAAAATAAGTACCGACACCAAATACAATGATGAGAAGGTTGCAATACaacgctactttttatacttataatttctacatttacctttaattaaattatactgTTCtcttatagggttccgtaaccaaagggtaaaaacggagccctattaatatCACtctagtgtctgtctgtctgtccgcgtgtcacaggtctctagctcgtagacgaaatgagtttcatcatcatcatgatcaacccatcgccatctcactacagagcacagttCTCCTGTCAGAatttggccacagtccaccaccctggtcaagtgcggattggcagacttcacacacctttgagaacgttatcgagaactctcaagcatgcaggtttcctcacgatgttttcctgcaccgttaaagcaagtgatattaattaattaaaacgcacataacatttaaaagttagaggtgcgtgcccgggatcgaacctccgacctccgacgTCCCTCCTAACCACTAAGTTATCATGGTGAGGTTTTAGTGACTTCGACATAGCATCAACAAATCATATAAAATCTGAATACAGCATCTAGGTACTTAATCAATCTCGTCTACCTATTCTGTTTCAACACTCACTTTAGAAGATAAAAGAAAAGCATTGCAATCCAAGAGGCTCTATCAAAAAGTATTCTTCTGTTGTTCATAATAAAGTTCATTTTCTTTTATACTGCCAGTGTcgttcaattttattatttacacagtAAACAAAGGTACGAAAAACTATTAGATTAAATGGCTGCGGTTCGTTGTTAAAGATATGACTTGTTACTTTCTTCACTTTGAATCGCCGTTTGTCGCATAGCTATATGCTAGACAAATACAGGATGATGGAAAATTATcctagatttatttattagtatagataataaatccatactaatattataaatacgaaagtgttgttgtgttgtgttgtttGAGTCTatctacctgtctgtctgtctgctagcttttcacggcctatccgtctaaccgattttgacaaaatttggtacagagatagcttgcatcccggagaaaggcatagactacttttatcgccgaaaatcaaaaagttcccacgggatttttaaaaccgaaACTCTTGcggcgaagtcgtgggcatcatctaatctaaatatataaaaggaaagggtgactgactgactgactgactgactgactggtctatcaacgcacagctcaaactactggacggatctggctgaaatttggcatgcagatagctattatgacgtaggcatccgctaagaaaggatttttgaaaattcaactcctaagggggtgaaataggggtttgaaatttgtgaagtccacgcggacgaagtcgcgagcataagctagtattttataaagaaaaagaGAGATTGACAGAACTTTCGCTTACAGTTGAAAATACGTCTTCGTAGTGGTATGCCTACGTCTTCCCTGCAATTTGGAGTGTCGAGGGTTCAATCCCGCGCTCGCTCAAATTTTTCGAaggtatgtgcattttaagcaattcaatTATGACTTCCTTTAGCAGTGAACGTGAGGAAAACCGCATGTTTTATAGTAATTCATAATGTTATAggtgcctctttcaagctacgtgacactggcaaagtgcattgtgctgatctGGTGCTACAAAAAGCCATCaaacaagaaaagaaaaagacatAGAAACGATGATTTTATCATTTATTCAATGCATTCCAATATTAATCACATAGTTAACTGAACAATTCTTATTATATAATGACAATTAAACAACCCTTTTAGGGCACAGCAATTTTGGCAGGGAGACGGCGCTGTATTCATCAGAGTAAAATTGCTGAAAATCGTTGAATTTTCTCTAAATCTTGCCATTGCTTACTTACTGCGTTTACCGCAAGCGTGACAACATAAAGGAGTTCTGTAATTATCTGTaaggaattttaaaataagtagtaATATAACGAATCATTCTGTATGTATGTTTCAAAGCACAAGTATTACTTAGACAATGCGGTCAGGTCATGCTGCGGTTAAAAGGAAAGTGCTGAGTGCCGTAACTCGCTTATAACCTATTGCGTTGAAATGAAAATCAATTTCCAACGCCACTAGGCCTCTGCCGTTTGCTTAATGCACGCTTTAATGTCGAATTGAGAATGCGAAGATTGTTTACATACATACTGTTTTCAGtttaaatctctatatataaaaatgaatcgctgaatgtgttgctgatcgcaaatctcgagaacagctgaaccgatttcgctaattatttttttataatattccttgaagtaatgaggatggttcttacggagagaaaagtttaaaaaaatcctgaaaaagaaacgactgttaggcggtacgaagttcgccggggcagctagtactaACTAGAAATCTTTTCATCCATACAATAAGCACTGATATCCTTGatactttcaggcatgcaggtttcctcacgatgttttccttcaccgttaaagcaagtgatatttaattaggtaggtacttaaaacgcacattactccgaaaagttagaggtgcgtgcccgggaacgaaccctctagacgtccaaaccactaggctatcacagcttctatgataatattattatattcagttgttttaaatgcacataactctgaaaagttagaggtgcggacTGCCTGAATAGAATtgagaatagggtcttggactgtagtagtaaaatgacgtgattttttgtatagcggcagtTTTTGGGGCTAtaacattattaaagagaataaattaaaaaaaaaaatatttttatttatttttaaaataattaattaaattaatgtcaCGCTGCTGTAgcaaaagcgattaatgacgtcagaaggcacgacaaatatttttcaattttttaacaaaaaaaatattttcccgtaGAAATAACTCTAGTTCtatgtttgaaaattgaaaaaaattgtcgttcatgttgaaaataaataaaaatcatgttttattcaattattctctttaataatgaattctagccccataaacgtttatgagtttgtatgtacatgaagttcattttactttatgttattttaatttttataatggtatattttataaataatattatgtaaactggGTTCTTTtgactttaataaaaaactttattattattatacaaaaaatcacatcattttatttctacagtccaagaccctatcgTTTGCATTTGGCGATCTTTGCTAGTCAGAAGGGCAGGGCACCTTACACGAGAAAAAATGCAGGAATATTTctcaatattttattcatattaaaataaatctttcaAACTTATACAATAATCAGATCATATAACAATCCAATAGAATTTATACAATTTAGAGACTAGAAAGTAGCGATGAACTGAGATTTCAAAATGGAAGAGTTTCTtagttaagtaaaaatataataagtatttaatatttgtTAAACAATAGTATTTACAGGAAAATTAGATATTCGAAAAAGTAACTGTGTATTTTAGCACCATTAATAAAGTACTTTAATGCATAAAttctttgattattattttaattttatgttttattttaaaacacatTCGCCCTAAAACACAACAaaactaaacattttttattctgttacagattaaagaaaaaaataaaattgataaaatcatagactatataggtatttataaacAAACTCTTTCATACTGTGTGTCGAACGCATAACATTCTTTATTCAAACTTGTGTCAAAATGACGTGCTTTATTAACCTACTTTACAAAACTTAACCTAGCCATACGTAACTATTAtttacaatgtacctacccaACTACCATTCAAATGATAATTGTTAGACACATAGAGTCATTCACTGAAACGAatactgttataaattaaagtttatttacaaaatacacaGACCTAAGTTTACAGCATTTCAACCAATTGAAATTTAAACTTAAATCATAATTTGCGCAATTGAATTTATAAATCCAATATATTGAATTTTACTTAATTTCCTCGTACCATTCTCACCAACATAAAATCTGTAAAATGTGGTTCAATACTGATAGATAACCTGATATTTACGATAGTTTAATAGCTAGAGAATTTCAACGTACTTATCTATTGAAATTGAAACATTGCAAGAATTTCACGCgattagaaataaaaattgctCTTGCTTAATCAAATTGATTGAttcaaattttatataatttggcATTCACACCCAAAAACCTATAAAAAACTGTTACCTATAATTGTATGAGACGACAGAATTTTAAcgtattgaaaatgaaaaattgcAATAATTTCACACGGTTGGAAATAAAACATCGCTTTTGCACAATGCTATTGATTGAATTTTAGATAATTCGGTATTCACGCCAAATAACCTATAGGCGACGATTTTTTATAAACCTTGGACATAGAAATCCTGATTTAtagaagtttttatttatatcgagAATTAAGAACATTTTCGCACCTAAgattttgaaaagaaaaaacgcTGGAATaacaacaaattcctaattAAAGCTACATAACTGTCACGTCTAAATTTTATTCTGCTATTTCCCATCTACCGTCATACCTTGGGGCTCATTTTTTTTcaactggctttacggctctgggttcttgCCCATTTGAACCTGGAAGTTTATAAAGTATTCCAATGTCATGAACTTTTTGCTTGACGCActatttcaacaaaatatatatcTGTATCTGAGGATAAAACCAGCGCAAGACTCAAATATCACACTCAAATTCTGGCACCCTCTTATTCTCCATTTGGTGTCATTTGGAAATGGTTTTCTCTCATCCCTATTCTGGAGAAGCCATTGATGCTGTTCCTACTGACCAGTCTACTACCAGGTTCTCGTCGCCGCAGCAGAAAACTTCGAGAAGCTCGTACATCAATGGTAATAGGCGGAAAAGCTTGGCACCGTGATCGCAGACCAGTTGATGCTTGAAAGAGAGTGGCTTCGGGTCACGTGGCTCTCGGGAATCTGTGTTTtttgtgtacgtctgccccaaAAAGGGGAGACTCAAGAAAAGACTCAAGAAGAGGAAGGAAAAGGGACAAAGTTATTAACAACTTggagggagtcaagaaggcgctcACGGGAACCACACAAAGAGTAAGTAGGAGGAGAGGAGGGAGGTTTGCCAAGTGGTTTTCTCTTTATCTTTCTTGATAATACTCAAATATCACACTCAAATTCCGGCACCCTCTTATTTCTTCCATCAGGTGTCATTTGGAAATGGTTTTCTCTCGTCCCTATCCTGGGGAAGCCATTGAAGCTGTTCCTACTGACAAGAGGATTCTCTCTTTCCCTTTCTCGATGGAAACTGGACGTTGAAAGTTTACCGTCCTTCCGTTCGGTAAAGTTCGGGTCGTTAAAGTTTTTGTCCGGGAAACTTCTGTCCGGGAAGTTCTTGTCTGGGAAGTTTCGTTCGTTGAACTCTCCGTCGGAGAAGTTTCGCTCGTTGAACGGCACGTCCCGGATGCCGAAGCCGCCCATCCGTGGCGTGCCGATCCCGAATTTGTTTCTGAGCTCCTCGTCCCGCAAACTGAAAGCCCGATTGTCGAACTTGGGTGCACCTGTTTGTAATCTGGAAATGTTATAAAATTGTGTTAGATTTAGTAATGTCGTAAAACATCTCTTTGTGCAAGCGGTGCGCGTCTTTGGTGCGCAGAGTACGGGCAGCTCCAACAACATTGCTGCGATAGACTCGTTACAGTGTCAATGCTGGAGAGAAAGTACTGGGCcattaaacttttttaattatacaaataaacacgctttcacatttataataagggtactgattgtgttaaattgtaatttattgATATGATGATTGATGAAAGTACATTGTATGGGCTAATcccaaaaaaaattgcattatgCAGTTGGTGCCACGTAAAAAAGACTTCTGGACGACCTGTCATGGTGGTGTTGTCTACACATGGGTATATGGTTGTACTACTCATACCTACAGCCAGTAAACCATGAAAGATGACTGAAAACGTCAATGTGGTTGCTTTAAGGCCATATCATCCGCTCCAAAATGAAAGCAGATGTTAGATCGGACTCTCAAGAATAGGAGAGATACTTACTCTCTAAAACATCGCCTCTCCCGATCATACTCCGCCGACAAGCCATCATCATCGTGAATAATCGCTGAGGGGTCACTATAGACCGAGGATTCTTGGTAAAACGAGTCCAAATCCACATAATTGCCCTCGGAAGGTTCATTATCTAGGAGCTCAGCTAGCTGGGCCTTGAGGGTCGCGAACGCGGGCCGCTGTGAGGGGTCGGCGTGCCAGCACGAGTGCATGGCGCGGTAGAGTTGGGGCTTGCAATGAGGGGGTCGCTCTAATCGGTAGCCCTCCGTCACGGCTGCTAGAACCTCTCGTCCAGACATCGCTGCGTATGGCGTTGAACCTGAAACAGGAGACAAATATTCCTGATTGAATATCGACCATACATACACTTCCACagagctatgcttagagtttctcGTATAATCGAATAGAAACTGAAGAGTAACCGACATTAACGttttgcaaagctgaagtggcaatgggcaaggcacatagtcATAGTTCTTTCATAGCCATAGTcaggtcttaatctatacccatgcaaaaatcacgtcaatccgttgcaccgttgcgatgtgattgaaggacaaaccaacaaacaaacacactttcgcatttataataagggtactgattgtaattttaacttaattcaatttaaattttttgtaagtatatttatgttagttagtagtttaattagtgtaaattGGGATTTATGCCCGTAAAGCAAACATTGAAAATGATAAGCGGTGAGGTGTCTTAGAACAGTTGGcagaagcgaagcttcttaCGCATTGTGGAAAAATCGCGCAGCGCGATATGCCGCAGGCTACTGCTACTCACCGAGCGTCACAATCTCCCACAGCAGTATCCCAAAGGCCCATACGTCGGTGTGGTGGCTGTACACGTTGTACAGCAGTGCCTCGGGCGCCATCCACCGTACCGGCAATGCGCCTCGACCGCCGCGCGCGCCTGCGCCCGCGCAGCGCGACATACCGAAGTCCGCGATCTTGCATAGTTTGTTATGGTCTACGAGTACGTTGCGCGCGGCTAAATCGCGATGGACaatctgtaaataaataaataagtataaaaataaaaatggtagCGTGTATCCACATTCCACATGTACCTGCGGAAGAAGTGAAACTTCTGGGGTTATAACACGTTCATTATGGATACTTCTTATAATTACAAGGACCTTCAGATATtactcatattaaaaaaaaatcgtttgaCGATCGACGATGACGAGCAACGAATTCCAAAATGACATCGACTTTTTAAATGTTGCCAGTTcccttttgtttttaaattaaagagaaAGCAATTCAGCAATTATTTCTTTTTACTCGAcaacggcaaagccaaaaggcaTAGTactgattttagcagtctatgtatgttttAATTGCAAGGCTTGCGTCAAAACTGCGTCTAATAAacgcaatgatgaggtctaggctgaagcgcgcttgccttgAAGTTGCCTTTATTCACTAGATTGCCTAGATTCACTCTTGCTTGATAGCTTTGAAAGTATTGAGAGTATAAGTGGTGGGAAACATGGACACCGGAAAAGCATTCCACACCATAAGCGTATCAGAAACATCGAGCAAAAACGTTTGGTGCGATTAGATTGAGTGTCTACCACATATGGATGCCAACGTTTACGCTTTCtcgctgttctgtggtagaTTTCCAGCTGAGCAAAGCTAGCTAGTAAGGCTATAAGACAGAGAGTACTTACTCCCTTAGAAGCGATATAGTCCATGCCCCTCGCGACGCAGTAGGCGAAGACGGTGAGGTCCCGCGACGTGAGCGCGCCGCTGCCGCTGAAGCGGTCGGGCCGGGAGCGGCGCTCGCGCAGGTACGTCAGCAGCTTGCCACACATCACGTACTCCATTATGAGGAGATACGGTTCTGGAATTAGATGAGACGAGGGTTAGAGAGCAAGTAAAAGAAATACCACCAAATACAAAAACGCACCGCTAAGCGACACTGCGAAAAAATCTTTTGTTAATCcgattcaagttagcccttgacttgatgcagtctaagatggaagcaggctaacttggaaggagttCGCCGTTTCATTAAACCTATGCCCATTGgattctacacagcatcgtaacGGACCGCTAAATcactttgccgatagggtggtaaataGACCAGACCTGAATTTTTTCGAAATTACAAACTCCTAAgcaacccctgccgggaattaaACTCTGGAACTCCAACTTATAAAACCAcaacgctcaccactgcgtcaggaAGTTCGTCACGGTTACCGATtaggagtatgggtttaatttaattaccatATCGATTCCATATAAGACAGCATCGTAATTTATTACCAAGTGAGATCGCATTCAACAGAATTACCCTATCATTGTTTTCAAACACCATTTTTCTACCGTGTTTCTCCTGATTTAGAGATAAGATTAGGTTGAAATTATTTCGATTTAagatttcataaataaaatatttaccctGTTCAGTACAACAAGCCAGGATAGTGACCACATTGGGATGAGTGCCAATCTTCTGCATGATGTATATTTCGTGCAGAAGCTCCTGTTTCTCCTTCTGCGAGGCGGACTCTTTGATCGTCTTGACTGCCACGAGGCGCGTCAGTCCATCGTGGCCATTCAAGTCATCGGCTTCGGCTTTCCATACCTGCAaaacaataaaaagaaaaacaaaaattaattaaacttttacaagtatttttgaatcgtcagaggcaTCTACCACCAACTACCAATAATTAATAATGCACAAAAATCCACCAAAAATCTACCATCTActaccaataaataattaattatccatCAAAAATTCTGTTCAAATCGCATAATATTTAAATCATCAATCCGGGTGGTCAAAGTATCCACAGATTTtggttgtattttttaattaagaacCATTTTTATAGATTTGTCACGTTGCAATTTTTACTTGGATCTATTTATGAGGAATAAATCTACAATGATGCGCACTATATAGACCAGGGACAATTTTGGCAAATTAATCGACAGTTAAGTTCGGCTCAATTGCACTAAATATTTTACGACTGACGCAGCTAAACTTCTCGCAGTCTCCATTAGTGTACTTCCAGCAGTTTCTCACATTAGACATACATGCTATATATactgttttataatattgtgtagtgatgatagtgataaagttataaaaaaacaaaattaattttacctgTCCAAAATTTCCTTGTCCCAACAAAGTTTGTAGCCTAAGCTTATTTCGAGGAAACTCCCATTTTTGGTCAGGCTTAGTAGGAGTAGGCAAAGGAGGACGAGCAACTGGCGTTATGGGTGATTCCTTTTTGATTTCTCCTCCTTCGTCGAAATAGCCCTCATATTCCGTGTCAATATCTTTGGTCTTCTTATTCATAATGTTCCTAAGAACAAATACTACAACTGCTATTACAGGTAAAAATCCGAGTCCAGCCAATACATACGATGCTGTATAAGTTTTTTCAGCTTCTATCACAACTTCTTCATTTTGAGAATCATTGCTTCCTTCATTAACTCCTGTTTTGTTATTAGTATCTGTTTTATTAGCATCTTTAGTAGAGTTGACACTTAATACTAGTGGCTTAGAACTGGACTCTGATGAAGTTCGAGATACAACTATAAAAggtttaaatatattttctgtCGTTTCTACTGCCCGAGTGGTCGGCATCGTAGTTGGAATAACTACAGGTGTAGTAAAAGATTCAGTTTCATTAGTAAATGTAGTTAAAGTTACGGGAGTAGTCGTGGTAGTTGTTGTAGTGGTTGTAGTAGTTGTTGGTCttcttctttttaaaatattttttggtcgTATCGTTATACCATTGGTCGTATTCACATAAtcgttttgtttaaataaacttGCTAATCTTTCAGATATTTTTGAGGTTGTTGTCTCTTGTTTCTCTCCAATAAATTTTTCACTGGTTATGGGAGATTCCGTTGGTTTCTGAATTATTATAGGTTTTGGGGTTGGGTTGGCTTTGAAAGGACCTTCTGTTGTAGTTGTCCTTATACGAATTCTATGTCTGTATGGTCTTACAGTTGATGAAGGAGCAGCTGTTGTTGTTTctgtttcatttattattatagcttTTGGTATTGTAGTATTTGTTGATAGTTCTATAGGTTCAGATGTTGTTGTATTTTCCGTTTCTTTTATTAACTCATCAGTTTTATTTGGACCTTTTACTGATGAAGTAATTGATACAGAAGTAACAACAGCGGTGTAAACTGAAGTTGCAGTTTTTTCTGTTGTAGTATTTACTATTTCTAATAAGCTATTGTCTGTACTAGACAATGTTGTTAGTCTAGAAGGTCGgcgacgtaaattaaaataggttcGTGTAAAATTTCTTGGTGGGGGTACAGGAGTAGTTTTATTCGAAGAAGTATCTTTAATTATGGTTCCATTAGAATTCGTTAAAGGGTCTTTATTTACTGAAGTATTATTAAGTCCATtactatctttatttttatcaattgaGCTCGGagtaatattttgtataatCGATTCGGTGACATTCGTTTGTACAACTGACTGCGGTTTTGGCGTCGATTGTGTTGTACTTGAATATTTTCTATAAGCATTTACTAATCCTACATGTCGTGCTGGTGCAGGTCCCTTTACCGtgtttcttattttattcttttctaTGGTATTTTTTACAACGGAAACATCCATATCTTCATTGATTTCTTCCTCACCCGCGCtagtgtttttatatttttcggtGGCGGAGTATCTCGAGTTAAACTTTCTTTTATCTACTGGTGCTGCTATGAAATTCACAGACTTCGTAGATGCTGAGAGAGATGGAGAATTCGTCAAATTATCTGTAATGGCCTGCCCTGCAAGCTTTTGgccaaaatatataaatggagcCATTTCTTCGTCAGGCAATTCCGTTTCTAGCGGTCGAAAGTGATTATATATCTCTTCAGACATAAACAATGTATGATTATCTGTTTTATCTTTATCTATTTTTTCTAACTTTGTGTTTTGTATATCTGTACTATTTGCTATTGAGTTAACTTCtggtttttcttctttttcggGCAAGATAGTCGTCTTCTCTTTCTCCTCGGAAATAATAACTGTTGTGGTTTCAAATTGGTATGTAACATTTTCTTTGATTTCGTTACTGGATGTGGTTTTATTCAAGTCAGGTGAAACTTGTGTTATGTTATCTGTGTcggaataatttaataaataaagtcCATGATTAGATTCATCGACTTGAAACTCCTCCTCTGGATCTAAATCGACCTCTTTATCGAGGCCTTCTAACTTTTCAGGCGGGACATATATTATAGCGCTTTCAGTCGTGGTTTCTGCTACGAGAGTCTTATTTCCTAGTTCTTTTCtcctattatttaaaaatcctgctCTACTTTTGTTTTCTTGGTACAACACCCTGGGTATGAACAGGTGTCTTATTTCGTGTGGTTTAACATCCTGTTTTATTTCTCTGTTTCCGTCCCGGGATACGAGTTTCAGCGTGGGCGCAATAGCTTCGTTGCTCGAGTTCTCGAATGTTATCCTCCTTACTATGGAGCTGTT
This genomic window from Maniola hyperantus chromosome 5, iAphHyp1.2, whole genome shotgun sequence contains:
- the LOC117982200 gene encoding uncharacterized protein; this encodes MFKMRALRITVVCVCVLLLVHGGRCDDGSSEVVTEAVAAKTEEQGERKDGKGLLPATSRRTTTQSSANTTRDSQLLSLLAARRRQLLTGRLTTHINTIANLAHKPHKGNTTFAQLEIRDSNSSIVRRITFENSSNEAIAPTLKLVSRDGNREIKQDVKPHEIRHLFIPRVLYQENKSRAGFLNNRRKELGNKTLVAETTTESAIIYVPPEKLEGLDKEVDLDPEEEFQVDESNHGLYLLNYSDTDNITQVSPDLNKTTSSNEIKENVTYQFETTTVIISEEKEKTTILPEKEEKPEVNSIANSTDIQNTKLEKIDKDKTDNHTLFMSEEIYNHFRPLETELPDEEMAPFIYFGQKLAGQAITDNLTNSPSLSASTKSVNFIAAPVDKRKFNSRYSATEKYKNTSAGEEEINEDMDVSVVKNTIEKNKIRNTVKGPAPARHVGLVNAYRKYSSTTQSTPKPQSVVQTNVTESIIQNITPSSIDKNKDSNGLNNTSVNKDPLTNSNGTIIKDTSSNKTTPVPPPRNFTRTYFNLRRRPSRLTTLSSTDNSLLEIVNTTTEKTATSVYTAVVTSVSITSSVKGPNKTDELIKETENTTTSEPIELSTNTTIPKAIIINETETTTAAPSSTVRPYRHRIRIRTTTTEGPFKANPTPKPIIIQKPTESPITSEKFIGEKQETTTSKISERLASLFKQNDYVNTTNGITIRPKNILKRRRPTTTTTTTTTTTTTPVTLTTFTNETESFTTPVVIPTTMPTTRAVETTENIFKPFIVVSRTSSESSSKPLVLSVNSTKDANKTDTNNKTGVNEGSNDSQNEEVVIEAEKTYTASYVLAGLGFLPVIAVVVFVLRNIMNKKTKDIDTEYEGYFDEGGEIKKESPITPVARPPLPTPTKPDQKWEFPRNKLRLQTLLGQGNFGQVWKAEADDLNGHDGLTRLVAVKTIKESASQKEKQELLHEIYIMQKIGTHPNVVTILACCTEQEPYLLIMEYVMCGKLLTYLRERRSRPDRFSGSGALTSRDLTVFAYCVARGMDYIASKGIVHRDLAARNVLVDHNKLCKIADFGMSRCAGAGARGGRGALPVRWMAPEALLYNVYSHHTDVWAFGILLWEIVTLGSTPYAAMSGREVLAAVTEGYRLERPPHCKPQLYRAMHSCWHADPSQRPAFATLKAQLAELLDNEPSEGNYVDLDSFYQESSVYSDPSAIIHDDDGLSAEYDRERRCFRELQTGAPKFDNRAFSLRDEELRNKFGIGTPRMGGFGIRDVPFNERNFSDGEFNERNFPDKNFPDRSFPDKNFNDPNFTERKDGKLSTSSFHRERERENPLVSRNSFNGFPRIGTRENHFQMTPDGRNKRVPEFECDI